In Aspergillus nidulans FGSC A4 chromosome IV, a single window of DNA contains:
- a CDS encoding uncharacterized protein (transcript_id=CADANIAT00000496): MQSSLSFKPFCILAFLIFLSSPVLSSYSPQLEILYWPVSNPEPSALAHVSYDPASLKSELIDYSPPIDPSHELARVGFYITTPTNPKQWVGTLIPPSALTGADSSQIPTLRLHVSPTNEIYHVSIGSTAASSGSSSKSIEVELIADKLGPSPLLNRPIVVGPDGKNSEEQPEKTLFQKYWWVFLIVTFLAMSGGAEQQ, from the exons ATGCAATCCTCCTTAAGCTTTAAACCATTTTGTATACTTGCTTTCCTCATTTTTCTCTCATCCCCTGTGCTTTCCTCATATTCGCCGCAGCTGGAGATTCTTTACTGGCCCGTCTCCAATCCCGAACCCTCAGCGCTCGCTCATGTCTCCTACGATCCTGCGTCACTAAAGTCCGAGCTCATCGACTATTCTCCTCCTATAGACCCCTCTCACGAACTGGCCCGCGTGGGCTTCTATATCACGACACCAACTAACCCCAAACAATGGGTTGGCACACTCATACCGCCGTCTGCGCTAACGGGAGCTGATTCATCGCAAATACCGACCCTCCGCCTGCATGTTAGCCCTACCAACGAGATATACCATGTCTCTATCGGCTCTACTGCCGCATCTTCTGGTTCCTCGTCCAAGAGCATTGAAGTTGAGCTTATAGCGGATAAACTCGGTCCTAGCCCGCTCCTTAATCGCCCTATTGTTGTTGGGCCGGACGGCAAAAATTCCGAGGAACAACCCGAGAAGACTTTATTCCAAAA ATACTGGTGGGTGTTTCTCATTGTTACTTTCTTGGCCATGTCCGGGGGCGCGGAACAGCAATGA
- a CDS encoding F-box domain protein (transcript_id=CADANIAT00000497) encodes MLLVLPPELIQVVLLNCTTPAFLQAAISCRTLYEIASSCREALVHHLKRTPGPFLDTSNLRTRHLFLLLKRRASKQLYGSQYDASCITFKFGNRVPNTKAASLAHCAGETLIFATCRDEDVVQILRVHAGKIMLLSRARLPWGEWGSIDILKTASDGSNGLYVLHRFTPFKEGGHGQDWDHPFVKQARQSGCEGYIYLTCYSLKSPNGPVKMTTFPEHADFEPSAFTVASDGTFAIAWCHRMFSNHAVVHYTVLEGSEYEITSNLVGFSYFSRQLRKWHGENTRGPMVRDMVFNDKSSQLLYYYQAKTVYASFQTLGHTNSPTLYENATSVQFVNGLSLLFSIGVPFFGTHETLNRDGFVICRWMYLSLGIATHRKENWTVACLLRSEASCQASNCRHILNLDRGRRLRDWEVVARLYGYQDSKATLGCKVATSPKGTRIAVTNWNLLYIWALEPGALIKLDSESYYHPSWRSSSTGHIELRPIILRLHAVCFDLRFTEEDELVAITDLGIKLWNLTSADGIRTCQELAI; translated from the coding sequence ATGCTTCTGGTTCTTCCCCCAGAGCTGATTCAAGTTGTTTTGCTTAATTGCACCACCCCCGCGTTTCTACAAGCGGCTATATCCTGCCGGACTCTTTATGAGATCGCTTCCAGCTGTAGAGAAGCCCTCGTTCACCATCTCAAAAGAACACCAGGGCCATTCCTCGATACTTCTAATCTTAGGACAAGGCATCTCTTCTTGCTTCTGAAAAGGCGCGCCTCGAAGCAATTATATGGGAGCCAGTATGACGCGAGTTGCATAACGTTCAAATTTGGAAACCGGGTACCCAACACTAAAGCAGCGTCGCTTGCTCACTGTGCTGGTGAAACTCTTATCTTTGCTACGTGCCGCGATGAAGATGTGGTCCAGATCCTTCGAGTGCACGCCGGAAAAATCATGCTCCTCTCACGAGCGAGGCTGCCATGGGGCGAGTGGGGATCAATTGACATCCTGAAAACAGCCTCTGACGGTAGTAATGGGCTTTATGTGCTTCATCGTTTTACCCCGTTTAAAGAAGGAGGACATGGTCAAGATTGGGACCACCCGTTTGTGAAGCAAGCAAGGCAGTCCGGCTGTGAGGGATACATTTATCTCACTTGCTACTCCCTCAAGTCCCCAAATGGACcagtgaagatgacgaccttTCCAGAGCATGCAGATTTTGAACCTTCGGCTTTCACTGTAGCTAGCGATGGGACATTTGCTATTGCGTGGTGTCATCGCATGTTTTCCAACCACGCAGTGGTCCATTACACTGTTCTCGAAGGATCTGAATATGAAATTACGTCTAATCTTGTAGGCTTCTCTTACTTCTCTCGTCAATTACGAAAATGGCACGGCGAGAATACACGCGGTCCGATGGTCAGGGATATGGTGTTTAACGACAAGTCAAGCCAGCTTTTATACTACTACCAAGCAAAAACGGTGTACGCGTCGTTCCAAACACTGGGGCACACAAATTCTCCGACACTATACGAAAATGCAACCTCTGTTCAATTCGTCAATGGTCTGAGCCTTCTCTTTTCGATAGGAGTTCCCTTCTTTGGAACACATGAGACTTTGAATCGTGATGGGTTTGTGATATGTCGGTGGATGTATCTTTCACTCGGGATTGCTACCCACCGCAAGGAAAATTGGACCGTTGCTTGTCTCTTAAGATCAGAAGCTTCCTGTCAAGCTAGCAACTGCAGACATATCCTAAACCTCGATCGTGGGCGGCGCCTGAGGGACTGGGAAGTAGTGGCGCGCCTCTATGGATACCAAGACTCAAAAGCTACTCTTGGCTGTAAAGTTGCCACATCCCCGAAGGGAACTAGAATCGCCGTTACGAATTGGAATCTCCTCTACATTTGGGCGTTGGAGCCTGGTGCCCTTATTAAATTGGATTCCGAAAGTTACTATCATCCGTCGTGGAGGTCGTCAAGCACTGGACATATTGAATTGCGACCTATTATCCTGCGTCTTCATGCGGTTTGCTTCGATCTCCGCTTCACAGAGGAGGATGAACTGGTCGCTATTACTGATCTAGGGATTAAATTGTGGAATCTGACCTCTGCGGATGGTATTAGAACTTGCCAGGAACTGGCGATTTGA
- the ptpA gene encoding protein ptpA (transcript_id=CADANIAT00000498) — translation MSAMTGPRSPTSPWPQEPQSLALPGPSSPAALFPLSDSRPSFNRFSPRGTIPRGTAAELPDNYFSFNTESSNNFKGKGHFSHALPNHSPEGRYISEKDLTDQQPPSIGTGSGKTACIPDPAVYRLSLNRQAGDSTSSGTTKFVSPPVLGSSVRGNIKGALNLCIPTTLLKRPSFDTKKLANTFANEADRKNFGRWRQCRYIIVYDAATSNMKDAAPLVNVVKKFTAEGWNGDGMILMGGFKAFSARFPELTQQPQQQHQPALDARSKKTSSMHIDLPQSAPVAGGCNIPESSNAAIPFFGNIRQHMDLLGGVGQIPLKHSEHLPAPQRQSLPPWLREVSDPADQGRLAASRFFDIEKTELERMKQAFSYDQDNNAGSDRPSSPRYRVAGIEKGAKNRYNDIYPYDHSRVKLHDIPNGGCDYVNASYLKAEYSNQHYIATQAPMPDTFNDFWRVIWEQDIRLVVSLTAEVERGQVKCHPYWKTGTYGQFHVNNFSKKYVPMVPTDSQTVDSVVERSSTDSSDNPTLIVRHFGLSHSGFPFEPLREVTQIQYADWPDFGTTSQPRHLLSLIEQCDKVRNVAAKAAPGNPNRPVLVHCSAGCGRTGTFCTVDSVLDVLKRQRAQPGGQHDGRPFDQLLGGGQLDLVAKTLSDFRTQRPSVVQNLSQFVLCYESILEWAVAQMPRESPG, via the exons ATGTCTGCGATGACAGGCCCAAGATCGCCAACATCACCGTGGCCCCAGGAACCCCAAAGCCTTGCGCTCCCCGGTCCTTCCAGTCCTGCGGCCCTCTTTCCGTTGTCCGACTCTCGTCCATCCTTTAATAGATTCAGCCCGCGCGGGACCATTCCCCGGGGAACGGCAGCGGAACTGCCAGACAATTATTTCTCCTTCAATACAGAAAGTTCGAATAATTTCAAAGGCAAAGGACATTTTTCACATGCCCTTCCGAATCATAGTCCGGAAGGGAGGTATATCTCCGAGAAAGACCTAACCGACCAACAACCTCCCTCCATAGGTACAGGATCAGGAAAAACTGCTTGCATCCCCGATCCAGCGGTCTACAGACTCTCCTTAAACCGCCAGGCGGGGGATTCGACTTCCAGCGGAACAACGAAGTTTGTCTCTCCACCAGTCCTGGGATCAAGCGTGAG AGGAAATATCAAAGGTGCTCTGAACCTATGCATCCCCACAACCCTCCTCAAGCGCCCCTCGTTCGATACTAAGAAATTAGCGAACACCTTCGCCAACGAAGCTGATCGGAAGAACTTTGGCCGTTGGAGGCAGTGCCGTTACATTATCGTTTACGATGCCGCAACTTCTAACATGAAAGATGCTGCCCCTCTCGTCAATGTGGTGAAGAAGTTTACAGCTGAAGGATGGAATGGTGACGGCATGATCTTGATGGGAGGCTTCAAGGCTTTCTCTGCTAGGTTTCCTGAACTCACGCAACAGCcacaacagcagcatcaaccgGCGCTTGATGCACGGTCAAAGAAAACCTCCTCAATGCATATCGATCTTCCACAATCCGCACCTGTTGCTGGTGGTTGCAATATACCCGAATCGTCCAATGCTGCGATTCCCTTTTTTGGGAACATACGTCAGCACATGGATCTTCTTGGTGGCGTCGGACAAATCCCGCTGAAACATTCAGAACATCTACCTGCCCCGCAAAGGCAATCTCTCCCGCCCTGGTTGCGTGAGGTATCCGACCCTGCAGATCAGGGTCGGCTGGCCGCTTCAAGATTTTTCGACATTGAGAAGACGGAACTAGAACGGATGAAACAAGCTTTTTCATACGATCAGGACAATAATGCAGGTTCAGATAGGCCTTCGTCTCCGAGATATCGTGTCGCTGGGATTGAAAAGGGCGCCAAGAACCGATATAACGACATCTATCCTTACGATCATTCAAGAGTGAAACTCCATGATATACCCAATGGCGGCTGTGACTACGTGAACGCAAGTTATTTAAAAGCCGAGTATAGCAACCAGCATTACATAGCGACCCAAGCCCCTATGCCTGATACTTTTAAT GATTTCTGGCGCGTTATCTGGGAGCAAGACATTCGTCTTGTAGTGTCCCTGACTGCCGAGGTTGAAAGAGGACAGGTCAAATGCCATCCTTACTGGAAAACTGGAACATATGGGCAATTCCATGTGAACAATTTCTCAAAGAAATACGTTCCTATGGTGCCAACAGATTCACAAACAGTCGACTCTGTAGTCGAGAGGTCGTCGACAGACTCAAGTGATAACCCCACGCTTATTGTCAGGCACTTTGGTTTGTCGCACTCGGGTTTTCCGTTCGAGCCTCTGCGCGAAGTTACACAAATCCAGTACGCAGATTGGCCCGACTTTGGTACCACCTCTCAGCCAAGGCATCTTCTGAGTCTAATCGAACAATGTGATAAAGTCCGAAACGTGGCAGCTAAAGCTGCGCCGGGTAATCCAAACAGACCGGTTTTGGTGCACTGTAGCGCAGGATGTGGTCGCACTGGGACTTTTTGTACCGTGGATAGTGTTTTGGATGTGCTTAAACGTCAACGTGCCCAGCCAGGTGGGCAGCATGACGGACGGCCATTCGACCAGTTGCTCGGCGGGGGACAGTTGGATCTTGTTGCGAAAACACTGTCCGACTTTCGCACGCAAAGACCGAGCGTGGTTCAGAACTTAAGTCAGTTTGTACTTTGCTACGAAAGCATCCTAGAGTGGGCGGTAGCCCAGATGCCGAGGGAGAGCCCGGGATAA
- a CDS encoding uncharacterized protein (transcript_id=CADANIAT00000499), which produces MDESRVSEFMFSAKAMSSLLALSELAAWLAITYIAAAGQVWASALLDLARYRLHGYRENFGQHTREYNDRHGLVLSHPFVQYTMANSSSIMVFACSGVPTASDPYVAYAALLRNYIILT; this is translated from the exons ATGGACGAGAGCCGAGTCAGCGAATTTATGTTCAGCGCCAAAGCCATGAGCAGTTTATTGGCGCTCTCAGAATTAGCCGCCTGGCTTGCTATCACGTATATTGCTGCCGCTGGTCAGGTCTGGGCTTCGGCACTGTTGGACCTCGCACGTTACCGCCTACACGGATATCGAGAAAACTTCGG CCAACATACTCGTG AATATAACGATCGTCACGGACTGGTGCTGAGCCACCCTTTCGTTCAATACACCATGGCGAACAGCTCATCTATCATGGTCTTCGCATGCTCTGGAGTACCGACTGCTTCAGATCCTTACGTCGCTTATGCAGCCCTTTTGCGAAACTACATCATTTTGACATGA
- a CDS encoding cytochrome c oxidase assembly protein COX16 (transcript_id=CADANIAT00000500) → MPAFPSKTYRRATTASSTLGEKLGEAYRARLPRHPFLLFGLPFIMVIVAGSFVLTPATALRYERYDRKVKQLSQEEAMDLGLKGPDGEEGIKRNPRRRIIGDDREEYYRLMAKDLDSWEQKRVQRFKGEPDGRL, encoded by the exons ATGCCCGCTTTTCCATCCAAAACATACCGACGGGCAACCACTGCCTCCTCTACGCTAGGGGAAAAGCTTGGTGAGGCATATCGGGCTAGACTTCCACGACATCCATTTCTGCTATTCGGACTACCATTCATCATGGTCATTGTGGCTGGTTCCTTTGTTTTGACCCCGGCGACTGCTTTGAGGTACGAGAGGTACGACCGCAAAGTGAAACAATTAAGCCAAGAGGAAGCGATGGATCTCGGTCTCAAAGGACctgatggagaggaaggaatCAAAAGGAATCCACGCAGGAGGATCATTGGCGATGATCGGGAAGAGTACTAT AGGCTCATGGCGAAAGACCTCGACAGTTGGGAACAAAAACGTGTCCAGCGGTTTAAGGGTGAGCCAGATGGAAGACTATGA
- the nic96 gene encoding linker nucleoporin NIC96 (transcript_id=CADANIAT00000501): protein MSFTTSSIFGTGGLGGFGASAQPSQPPQPSSIFSPSNPTSIFGNPSTTQAPSVNSILGGQPQTQQPAQSSILGLGQPAPGTAQPANISSQAAQPAFFNSLLERGKKRPLSTVTENGNFEELPNLQLGLDDIRRKARGLGTGSLRDAHIPSSKAHYLLAASGVSPGHALRDLKALEPQTSISLPSKELESFDPDNQKYLRTIQQRGRQAMVAESLARAQRDFDLFMEEKVDLDWEEQRHKIFKHFGLSQKDEPAENAGPSFGRSTRPSNQFGPAATHGVSRRSVFGRSGFEKSVIGTPGTGKSSHQLFDDPMERTDGPNTQSLDLRFLREKMGYYADKVQSLNSARLQARSFPIFHEFSEVEKHAGGDVPHQLYDAYRALINIVGESADIRDVSDPGAIKERQFMEEYLDEAPKSQQAINLRKRVVEGSRKFLENSFYTEIEGAIAKNPREAQLGGIPTVINKVRAYIRLRESRRDLAPDGTELQMVGDDYCWILIFYLLRCGFITEAAEYVARDPGFRSLDHKFVTYMTTYAQNKRLPRDMQQRINGEYQQRSRNAPDNTIDPYRMACYKIIGRCDLGRRRLDGINQSVEDWMWLQFSLAREDDRAEEVAGEVFGLEDIQTDITEIGQRVFGKGQEGPGGYGTFFLLQILGGMFEQAVSYLGSYAPVSAVHFAIALAYYGLLRVSDFYTSGEEILSFTVKQYPQINFGYLLTQYTKEFRTAYVEAAIDYFCLLCLNADLPGALGKSQASVCHEALREYILETRDFAKLLGDIRSDGFRIKGLIEQRISLIKLVDQEEFLKTITVQAAVVAEDKGLITDSVLLYHLAEDYDRVIDIINRTLSDSVATPLGSPTLRLQPLWPRTNLSQESGQETPIEPGTSLSLTVVEDPVVLAKNMIGLYNQNALYYQRIRRSNRDACGVLLRMMEAKAEVEAGKWTAALDTINELGILPLRANGSVPYIRSAAQAFSSLSSLISGNIGHVIIWSITCIGRERERLNTGPYENEMRQGLAEELLVMAKDLMIFSGMVKYKLPPRVYETLARAGADIGAF from the exons ATGTCCTTCACAACGAGTTCAATATTTGGAACAGGCGGCCTGGGCGGCTTTGGCGCCTCAGCCCAGCCGTCGCAACCGCCGCAGCCGTCAAGCATATTCTCTCCGAGTAATCCGACAAGTATCTTCGGGAACCCTTCAACGACACAAGCTCCATCAGTTAATTCTATCTTGGGCGGTCAGCCTCAGACTCAACAGCCTGCGCAATCGTCAATCCTCGGATTGGGCCAACCTGCTCCGGGCACCGCGCAGCCCGCAAATATCTCTTCTCAGGCAGCGCAACctgccttcttcaacagcttACTGGAGCGTGGTAAAAAGCGTCCACTTTCTACTGTCACTGAAAATGGTAATTTTGAGGAGTTGCCTAATCTTCAGTTGGGTCTCGATGATATTCGCCGTAAGGCAAGAGGCCTCGGCACTGGGAGTCTGAGAGACGCTCATATACCAAGCAGCAAAGC CCATTATCTACTTGCAGCCTCAGGCGTTTCCCCTGGACATGCTCTGCGTGATCTAAAAGCTTTGGAGCCTCAAACATCCATTTCACTTCCGTCAAAAGAACTTGAATCCTTTGATCCGGACAATCAGAAATATCTAAGAACCATTCAACAGCGTGGTCGTCAGGCTATGGTTGCAGAGAGTCTTGCCAGAGCTCAGAGGGATTTCGACTTGTTTATGGAAGAGAAAGTAGATCTCGACTGGGAAGAGCAGCGCCATAAGATATTCAAACACTTTGGGTTGTCCCAAAAGGATGAGCCAGCCGAAAATGCAGGGCCGTCATTTGGACGTTCGACAAGGCCATCCAATCAGTTTGGGCCTGCGGCGACTCATGGTGTTTCTCGAAGGAGCGTCTTCGGTCGATCAGGCTTTGAGAAGTCAGTCATTGGAACCCCGGGAACCGGAAAATCGAGCCATCAGCTTTTCGACGACCCGATGGAGCGTACCGACGGCCCTAACACTCAGAGTCTGGACCTTCGATTCCTTCGTGAAAAAATGGGTTATTATGCGGACAAAGTTCAGTCGTTGAATTCCGCTAGGCTCCAAGCACGTAGCTTTCCGATCTTCCATGAGTTTTCCGAGGTTGAAAAACAcgctggcggtgat GTTCCTCATCAGCTATATGATGCGTATAGAGCTCTGATAAATATTGTCGGAGAATCGGCTGATATTAGGGACGTTTCGGACCCTGGCGCGATCAAGGAGCGTCAATTCATGGAGGAGTATTTGGATGAAGCGCCAAAGTCGCAACAAGCAATCAACCTGAGAAAGCGAGTTGTTGAGGGCTCCAGAAAATTTCTGGAGAATTCATTCTATACTGAGATTGAAGGCGCAATTGCGAAAAATCCGCGCGAAGCGCAGCTTGGTGGGATACCGACTGTAATCAACAAGGTTCGAGCGTATATACGCCTCAGGGAATCCAGGAGAGACCTTGCGCCGGATGGTACCGAGCTCCAAATGGTGGGGGATGATTACTGCTGGATCCTCATATTCTATCTTCTGCGTTGCGGATTCATCACAGAAGCGGCGGAGTATGTTGCCCGTGATCCCGGCTTCAGGTCTTTGGATCATAAATTTGTGACATATATGACGACTTATGCTCAAAACAAACGACTGCCAAGGGATATGCAGCAAAGAATTAATGGTGAGTATCAACAACGGTCGCGCAACGCTCCAGACAACACTATCGATCCATACCGAATGGCATGCTATAAGATTATTGGGCGCTGTGACCTTGGTCGCAGGCGCCTGGATGGTATCAATCAAAGCGTGGAAGATTGGATGTGGTTACAGTTCAGCTTAGCCAGAGAAGACGACCGAGCCGAAGAAGTTGCCGGCGAAGTCTTCGGTTTGGAAGACATCCAGACAGATATCACGGAGATAGGACAGCGAGTTTTCGGGAAGGGTCAAGAAGGGCCAGGCGGCTATGGgactttctttctcctccagatccttgGAGGAATGTTTGAACAAGCCGTTTCCTATCTCGGGTCCTATGCGCCTGTCAGTGCAGTACACTTTGCTATCGCCCTAGCGTATTATGGCTTATTAAGGGTCTCCGATTTCTACACTTCCGGAGAAGAAATCT TGTCTTTCACCGTGAAACAATATCCCCAGATCAATTTCGGCTATCTGCTGACTCAATACACGAAAGAATTTCGCACCGCTTACGTTGAAGCAGCAATCGACTATTTctgccttctttgcctcaATGCTGATCTTCCAGGAGCTCTGGGTAAATCTCAAGCTTCCGTGTGCCATGAAGCTCTGCGAGAATACATTCTAGAGACGAGGGATTTTGCTAAGCTACTCGGTGATATCCGTTCGGATGGTTTTAGAATTAAAGGCCTGATAGAGCAACGCATTAGTTTGATCAAATTGGTGGATCAGGAAGAGTTTCTGAAAACAATCACTGTACAGGCAGCCGTTGTCGCCGAAGACAAGGGTTTGATAACAGACTCGGTCCTCCTGTACCACCTTGCCGAAGATTATGATCGTGTCATTGATATCATAAACAGGACACTGTCTGACTCCGTGGCAACTCCCCTTGGAAGCCCCACACTCAGGCTGCAGCCTCTATGGCCTCGCACTAACCTGTCGCAGGAATCTGGACAGGAGACGCCAATAGAGCCAGGCACCAGCCTGAGCTTGACTGTGGTAGAAGACCCAGTCGTTCTCGCAAAGAACATGATCGGCCTCTACAACCAGAATGCTCTATATTACCAGCGCATCCGTCGATCAAATCGCGACGCATGTGGTGTTCTGCTTCGAATGATGGAGGCAAAGgctgaggttgaagcagGAAAATGGACGGCAGCATTAGAT ACGATCAATGAGCTGGGCATTCTGCCGCTTCGGGCCAATGGCTCTGTACCTTATATTCGAAGCGCCGCCCAGGCTTTCTCGTCCCTTTCGTCGCTCATTTCCGGAAATATCGGCCATGTGATCATCTGGAGCATTACATGTATCGGACGTGAGCGGGAACGACTGAACACTGGACCATATGAAAACGAGATGAGGCAAGGGCTCGCTGAGGAGCTGTTGGTCATGGCGAAGGACCTGATGATCTTCTCCGGCATGGTCAAATACAAACTACCCCCAAGAGTTTACGAGACTCTTGCTCGAGCTGGAGCGGACATTGGCGCATTCTAG
- a CDS encoding RibD family protein (transcript_id=CADANIAT00000502), producing MDHGVSGVSDDNSTLTDTANDATQEAPISLTEIDEQAQPRSSSLYRPGGDITPSSDPSPTTTEDRSNLINEVTGKSQDLTGYATPNAVQLDESGTYSLIDNPPNLARIRQIMFECKEPIEISLQEFETYWPFIDNVYVKQRSNSSKEGHCTTDYLSCRLRRKQGTNRSSGTRLLPEGKRPRKRKIREGGLCNFQIKVIRFEGAYSTVTIAKTPGSSHEHSHDLLYIDKIKRPSGLMEFVRREASKGYLPSSIYMKFREEPEKLIEAGGRFLQITDVRNASAHWRLQNPEVDLVPHEGYEYQKGRGIVRARNIAEKNNTTADRAVPRASTLPPLPPDTLPFPQFQLDFLEPYLPKSDERRELPHVTLSYASSMDSKISLLPGMQTVLSGPEAKLMTHYLRSRHDAILIGVGTVLADNPGLNCRLQGAGGFGGLGRMWQPRPVIIDPTGRWSPGADSRLLRTAVEGKGRAPWVVVSPGAQIHPSKLLMLKGYGGEFLRIMEYHQNWRLRWESIFRALASEGIKSVMIEGGGRVLSELLNPEYAEFIDSLVVTLAPTYLGSGGVGVSPDSKSDAQGKPNAALNPRDVKWVPLGQNVIMCGKIKSDSTSTVSS from the coding sequence ATGGACCATGGCGTTTCTGGCGTGTCGGACGACAACTCTACGCTAACAGATACGGCAAATGATGCGACCCAAGAAGCACCTATCTCGTTGACAGAGATCGATGAACAAGCACAACCGCGTTCGTCAAGCTTGTATCGTCCTGGGGGAGATATAACGCCTTCCTCCGACCCAAGTCCCACTACCACGGAGGACCGTTCTAATCTAATCAATGAGGTCACCGGAAAATCACAAGATCTTACTGGCTATGCCACACCAAATGCGGTCCAGCTGGATGAGTCGGGCACCTACAGCCTCATTGACAATCCCCCGAACCTGGCCAGAATTCGGCAGATCATGTTTGAATGCAAGGAGCCTATTGAGATTAGCCTGCAGGAGTTCGAAACCTACTGGCCTTTCATTGACAATGTGTACGTCAAACAAAGAAGCAATTCTAGCAAAGAAGGGCATTGCACTACCGACTATTTGAGCTGTCGCCTTCGTCGTAAGCAGGGAACGAATCGAAGCTCTGGGACACGGCTTTTACCAGAGGGCAAGCGCCCTAGAAAGAGAAAGATTCGAGAAGGGGGGCTTTGCAACTTTCAAATCAAGGTCATCAGATTTGAGGGGGCTTACTCGACAGTCACCATAGCCAAAACTCCGGGAAGCAGTCACGAGCACTCGCATGATCTCCTGTATATTGACAAGATTAAGCGGCCCTCAGGACTCATGGAGTTTGTGAGAAGGGAAGCAAGTAAAGGCTACTTGCCTTCTTCCATTTATATGAAATTCCGAGAGGAGCCTGAAAAGCTCATTGAAGCTGGCGGCCGTTTTCTTCAGATTACTGACGTTAGGAATGCCTCAGCTCATTGGAGACTGCAAAATCCCGAGGTGGATCTTGTACCACATGAAGGTTATGAATATCAAAAGGGCCGTGGCATTGTAAGGGCTCGCAATATAGCAGAAAAGAATAATACCACGGCCGATCGGGCAGTTCCGCGCGCAAGTACGCTTCCACCATTGCCGCCTGATactcttccctttcctcaGTTTCAACTTGACTTCCTAGAGCCCTATCTTCCAAAAAGTGACGAAAGGCGCGAATTGCCCCATGTCACGCTGTCCTATGCCTCCTCAATGGACTCCAAAATATCCCTTCTACCGGGCATGCAGACAGTGTTGTCAGGCCCAGAGGCCAAGTTAATGACACACTATTTGCGATCACGTCATGATGCAATTCTAATTGGAGTCGGAACTGTCCTCGCAGATAACCCAGGGCTGAACTGCCGGCTGCAAGGTGCTGGAGGGTTTGGTGGTCTCGGGCGCATGTGGCAGCCACGGCCGGTGATAATTGACCCCACGGGACGCTGGTCCCCTGGGGCTGACTCTCGGTTACTCCGGACGGCAGTTGAGGGGAAAGGCAGAGCCCCTTGGGTTGTTGTGTCCCCTGGGGCTCAGATACATCCTTCAaagttgttgatgctgaagggTTACGGAGGCGAATTCCTTCGTATCATGGAGTACCACCAGAATTGGCGACTCCGGTGGGAATCTATTTTTCGGGCTCTAGCTTCAGAAGGCATCAAGAGTGTGATGATTGAAGGTGGAGGAAGGGTTCTAAGTGAGCTTCTGAATCCCGAATATGCCGAGTTTATTGACTCCCTGGTGGTTACACTAGCACCCACATATCTGGGTTCTGGAGGCGTCGGGGTAAGCCCAGATTCCAAGTCTGACGCTCAAGGCAAGCCCAACGCGGCACTGAACCCAAGAGATGTGAAATGGGTACCACTAGGACAGAATGTCATAATGTGTGGGAAGATCAAATCTGATTCCACCAGCACGGTTTCATCCTAA